From a region of the Cyanobacteriota bacterium genome:
- a CDS encoding TIGR03960 family B12-binding radical SAM protein — MSVPIETLLTPEVMRPARYLGNELGAVHKPWDSAVVHWALTYPDLYEVGASNLGHIILYNILNAQPRQLCDRAYLPAPDLAAKLRATQTPLFAVESRRSLREFDILGFSLAYELGATNILEMLDLIGVPLWWRDRGNAPLGCGYPLIFAGGQTATSNPEPYAEFLDFVALGDGEELLPEIGLILEEGKCAGLSREDLLLDLAQVPGVYVPRFYDVAADGSVHPNRSDVPRRILRRVATPMPTYGIGLVPMVETVHDRLTVEIRRGCTRGCRFCQPGMLTRPARDVEPEQVITAIEQGMKQTGYSEFSLLSLSCSDYLALPAVGMEIKNRLRDRNISLSLPSQRVDRFDEHIANILGGVRQASLTFAPEAGTQRLRDIINKGLTNEELLRGIKTAYDQGWDKVKLYFMIGLPGETDEDVLGIADTIRWLQRECRGRSKRLEFNLTISNFTPKPHTPFQWHSVSTAEFRRKQDLLRQEFRTIRGLKVNFTDVRISAMEDFVGRGDRRLAAVIHRAWELGAGMDAWWESIDRAYAAWNQAIVENNLTWKYRQVEQGEWNLFDPSIQLSASQSILDAPLPWDHLDTGIDKAWLKADLQRALAAATIPDCSFEGCSHCGVCTPDFGHNVVVPPLPIPKFLGQFEVKPACQRLRFHFGKTGDMALVGHLDLLRLFERAVRRAELPIAFTNGFHPMPRIAIAVALPLGATSTGEIVDMEFTEPIDSSLCQEKLTQQLPANIPIYSVELVDMQAAAAACSINWAEYYLYLQTDSQQTPEPPSPQTWQGWIATTLAEPDYWYEQTTKSGNTKRVNLREWLQQLELVPDSPIAAARHLTQLATSDQPIITLRYIGACRNDGAHLKPHHVVMMLEKTSGMSLQLLHIHRLHLW; from the coding sequence GTGAGTGTGCCTATTGAAACATTGTTGACTCCGGAGGTCATGCGCCCAGCACGGTATCTAGGCAATGAATTAGGAGCTGTGCATAAACCTTGGGATAGTGCAGTAGTCCATTGGGCACTCACCTATCCTGATTTATATGAGGTGGGTGCCTCTAATCTGGGTCATATCATTCTTTACAACATTCTCAACGCTCAGCCTCGACAACTCTGCGATCGGGCCTACCTGCCAGCTCCTGATCTAGCCGCAAAACTACGAGCAACCCAAACACCACTCTTTGCTGTAGAGTCTCGTCGGTCTCTGCGAGAGTTTGACATACTTGGCTTTAGTCTTGCTTACGAACTGGGGGCAACTAACATTCTAGAGATGCTGGACTTAATCGGTGTGCCTCTGTGGTGGCGAGACCGTGGTAATGCTCCCTTGGGGTGCGGTTATCCCCTCATTTTTGCTGGTGGACAAACAGCAACCTCTAACCCTGAACCCTATGCAGAATTCCTAGATTTTGTCGCCTTGGGAGATGGCGAAGAATTACTGCCTGAAATTGGCCTGATTCTAGAAGAAGGCAAATGTGCTGGTTTGAGCCGTGAAGACTTGTTGCTAGATTTAGCCCAAGTGCCAGGGGTATATGTGCCTCGCTTTTATGATGTAGCGGCTGATGGGTCTGTTCATCCTAATCGTTCTGATGTTCCTCGTCGGATTTTGCGTCGGGTGGCAACTCCTATGCCCACCTATGGCATTGGCTTAGTGCCTATGGTAGAAACAGTCCACGATCGTCTTACGGTGGAAATTCGCCGGGGTTGCACCCGTGGTTGTCGCTTTTGTCAACCTGGAATGCTAACTCGCCCAGCACGGGATGTCGAGCCTGAGCAGGTGATTACTGCCATCGAACAGGGCATGAAACAGACAGGATATAGTGAATTTTCCCTCCTGTCCTTAAGTTGCTCAGATTACCTAGCGCTGCCCGCCGTAGGCATGGAGATCAAAAATCGCCTGCGAGACCGTAACATTTCCCTAAGTTTACCTAGTCAGCGGGTCGATCGTTTCGATGAGCATATTGCCAACATTCTCGGTGGTGTGCGCCAAGCTAGTCTTACCTTTGCTCCGGAAGCAGGCACCCAGCGTCTTCGAGACATTATCAACAAAGGGTTAACCAATGAAGAATTGCTGCGCGGGATCAAAACTGCCTATGACCAGGGGTGGGATAAAGTTAAGCTCTACTTTATGATTGGCCTTCCGGGAGAGACCGACGAAGACGTGCTCGGTATTGCTGACACCATTCGCTGGCTACAACGGGAATGTCGAGGCCGCAGCAAGCGACTAGAATTTAATCTGACTATTTCTAACTTTACGCCAAAGCCGCACACTCCGTTTCAGTGGCACTCAGTCTCCACGGCTGAATTTCGTCGCAAACAAGACCTGTTGCGCCAAGAGTTCCGTACTATTCGAGGCTTAAAGGTTAATTTCACCGATGTCCGCATCTCAGCTATGGAGGACTTTGTAGGGCGGGGCGATCGCCGTCTAGCTGCTGTGATTCACCGCGCTTGGGAACTGGGCGCTGGCATGGACGCTTGGTGGGAAAGTATCGATCGCGCCTACGCTGCTTGGAATCAGGCAATTGTGGAAAATAATCTCACCTGGAAATATCGTCAAGTAGAACAAGGAGAGTGGAATCTTTTTGACCCGTCTATCCAGCTATCTGCCTCTCAGTCTATTTTAGATGCTCCCCTACCTTGGGATCATTTGGACACAGGTATTGATAAAGCTTGGTTGAAAGCAGATCTGCAACGTGCTCTCGCAGCAGCAACCATTCCAGATTGTTCCTTCGAGGGTTGCTCTCACTGTGGAGTTTGCACCCCTGACTTTGGTCACAATGTGGTAGTGCCACCTCTACCAATCCCTAAGTTTTTGGGACAGTTTGAGGTCAAACCAGCTTGCCAACGGTTGCGGTTTCATTTTGGTAAGACGGGCGATATGGCGCTAGTAGGTCACCTGGACTTGTTGCGCCTGTTTGAACGAGCCGTTCGACGCGCAGAGTTGCCGATCGCCTTCACCAATGGTTTTCACCCTATGCCTCGGATTGCGATTGCCGTTGCTCTGCCCTTGGGAGCCACCAGCACAGGCGAGATTGTTGACATGGAATTCACGGAACCTATTGACAGCTCACTATGTCAAGAAAAGTTGACACAACAGCTTCCAGCGAATATTCCTATCTATAGCGTTGAACTAGTGGACATGCAAGCTGCTGCCGCTGCCTGTAGTATTAATTGGGCAGAATATTATCTCTATCTTCAGACTGACTCCCAGCAAACTCCTGAGCCACCGTCCCCCCAAACTTGGCAAGGCTGGATTGCAACAACTCTAGCAGAACCAGACTATTGGTATGAGCAGACTACAAAGTCAGGCAATACCAAGAGAGTCAATCTCCGTGAGTGGCTGCAACAGTTGGAATTGGTTCCAGATTCACCAATCGCAGCCGCTAGACACCTAACCCAGCTAGCAACTTCAGACCAGCCCATCATTACGCTTCGTTACATAGGGGCTTGTCGCAACGACGGTGCTCACCTCAAACCCCATCACGTGGTGATGATGCTGGAAAAAACATCAGGGATGTCACTACAGCTCTTGCACATTCATCGGCTGCACCTATGGTGA
- a CDS encoding adenylate/guanylate cyclase domain-containing protein, with amino-acid sequence MGQSVIPDKLKKQRTLAAIVFTDGVNFSARMSVNEEHTLELIRRDLALMRELCEQQFEGHVLKSTGDGLLMYFSSAVQAVSCALDIQKQLADRAVLLPPSGILTHRIGIHLGDVFITENDVMGNGVNIAARLQAEAEPGTVCISQTVYDVVRASLALNATYLGPLTLKNIQEAIPAYQLCPFLEDELGRETVSYQDDVSTSPLSMQPQLPTPLASTQDLYHEVVRSIRNDPNLVRIKKLLLCVCRNHWETDPAQLEQVDLWGLVQEMYQLYPTLDELTFGLERVVSSLSKPEQYRQVANAVARHVKLLYPDEPEPPTDFYSTIAQTLANHKDAIRVKKLLYCVWTDQWESDPSVLDRLDLRHLLREVHAVAPTLNHLTQSLSNIVRTLSKPDAYALVANTIAAQFSKLYLSTPQTAPSTEETISLTMVSRSPIDLIPRMNSAGDRSSPSTLASSEATYVVASATDVFSAVTEPATVQGQAPMPTEQPSVSANRANELATLTIDDYLASIDIQAIKQTVISYAIPMRAKILAYSVLYQKFNFNAHDWSLIRQYRLSDLLLSLVRKFDTLSDMETRLEILAHCLEEPDEYLQVAGVISQAMEHIYQTRPQNLRMSEVQVVLPMLLESSTEQVTTSDANTTAEGLATVELSALPDALMSSSAPTIAHPPDMPLTSSEDDLTRQL; translated from the coding sequence ATGGGGCAATCAGTCATACCTGACAAGCTGAAAAAGCAGCGCACACTAGCCGCCATTGTTTTCACTGATGGGGTCAACTTTAGCGCTCGGATGTCAGTCAACGAAGAACATACCTTAGAGCTAATACGTAGAGATTTGGCATTAATGCGGGAACTATGTGAACAGCAGTTTGAAGGGCATGTTCTTAAGTCAACAGGTGATGGCTTGTTAATGTACTTCAGTAGTGCAGTGCAAGCCGTCAGTTGTGCACTAGACATTCAAAAGCAACTGGCTGATAGGGCAGTACTACTGCCACCTAGTGGCATTCTTACTCACCGAATTGGCATCCACCTAGGAGATGTCTTCATCACTGAGAATGACGTTATGGGTAACGGTGTTAATATTGCAGCACGGTTGCAAGCGGAAGCAGAACCAGGGACAGTCTGCATTTCACAAACGGTCTACGATGTGGTAAGAGCATCGCTAGCGCTGAATGCAACCTATCTGGGGCCGCTAACTTTGAAAAATATTCAAGAGGCCATTCCCGCCTACCAGCTCTGTCCATTTCTGGAAGATGAGCTTGGTAGGGAAACCGTTAGCTATCAAGATGATGTTTCGACTAGTCCACTATCAATGCAACCGCAACTTCCTACCCCCCTTGCTTCTACCCAAGACCTCTACCATGAAGTTGTACGTAGTATTCGCAATGATCCAAATCTAGTAAGGATTAAAAAGTTGCTCCTCTGTGTATGCCGCAACCACTGGGAAACTGATCCAGCTCAGTTAGAACAAGTTGACCTGTGGGGTTTGGTGCAGGAAATGTACCAGTTGTATCCTACCTTGGATGAGCTGACCTTTGGTTTGGAGCGAGTTGTTAGCAGTCTGAGTAAGCCAGAGCAATATCGTCAAGTTGCTAATGCTGTTGCTCGCCATGTCAAGCTGTTGTATCCAGATGAGCCTGAGCCACCAACAGATTTTTACAGCACGATCGCGCAGACCTTGGCAAATCACAAAGATGCCATTCGCGTTAAAAAGTTACTCTATTGTGTTTGGACAGATCAGTGGGAAAGTGACCCATCTGTGTTAGACAGGTTGGACTTACGTCATTTACTGCGGGAAGTTCATGCCGTTGCGCCGACGCTAAACCATCTGACGCAAAGCTTGAGCAATATTGTCAGGACTCTGAGCAAGCCTGATGCCTATGCCTTAGTAGCTAATACGATCGCAGCCCAATTTAGCAAATTGTATCTTAGTACTCCCCAAACTGCGCCAAGTACTGAAGAGACCATCTCGCTGACCATGGTTAGTCGCAGTCCCATTGACCTGATTCCGCGAATGAACAGTGCTGGCGATCGTTCATCGCCCTCTACTCTAGCCTCATCTGAAGCCACCTATGTAGTAGCATCTGCAACCGATGTGTTTTCCGCTGTAACGGAACCAGCCACTGTTCAGGGGCAAGCTCCAATGCCTACGGAACAGCCCTCAGTCTCTGCCAATCGGGCTAATGAGTTAGCGACATTGACAATCGATGACTACCTAGCCAGCATCGATATCCAAGCTATTAAACAAACTGTCATTAGTTACGCCATTCCCATGCGGGCTAAAATCCTGGCCTATTCGGTGCTGTATCAAAAATTTAACTTTAATGCTCATGACTGGAGCTTGATTCGGCAATATCGTCTTAGTGACTTGCTGCTGAGCCTAGTGCGAAAGTTTGATACTCTGAGCGACATGGAAACACGCTTAGAAATTTTGGCTCATTGCCTGGAGGAACCTGATGAATACTTGCAGGTTGCGGGAGTGATTTCTCAAGCGATGGAGCATATTTATCAGACTCGTCCCCAGAACCTACGAATGTCAGAGGTGCAGGTTGTGTTACCTATGCTACTAGAATCCTCAACAGAACAGGTTACTACTTCAGATGCCAATACAACTGCCGAAGGTCTCGCTACTGTAGAGTTATCTGCACTGCCTGATGCATTGATGTCTTCTAGTGCGCCCACGATCGCTCACCCGCCCGATATGCCTCTGACTAGCTCCGAAGACGACTTAACCCGCCAACTCTAG
- a CDS encoding pentapeptide repeat-containing protein: MNVDDLLHRYETGALDFSNTNLSRKNLYGLDLIGVDLQGADLHGATLALTYLNRANFRRANLAQIRLMGANLNQAILMETNLRDADLHGASLQEAMLCAANLAFASLIDANLTNADLRGADLSAANLSGACLRGANLREESRLYPPVSLRGANLEGTDLRGANLTSADLSKANLRGADLREATLRYAVLTDANLEGATLDNATLMDANLTHARLNQARLRMTNLARATLAEASLVEANLAYSTLADVKASKANFQRASLEQARLNRADLSRANLSYANLAEAVLTEAYLARANLSNADLQEANLAKAEISGANLLQAKLKGATMPDGRAGR; this comes from the coding sequence ATGAATGTAGATGACCTCTTGCATCGGTATGAAACTGGGGCGCTTGATTTTAGCAATACAAACCTAAGTCGTAAAAATCTATACGGGTTGGATTTGATTGGGGTTGATCTACAAGGTGCAGACTTACATGGGGCTACCCTAGCACTTACCTATCTCAATCGAGCCAACTTTCGGCGGGCAAACCTAGCACAAATTCGCCTTATGGGTGCTAATCTTAACCAGGCAATCTTGATGGAAACAAACCTGCGTGATGCTGACTTACATGGTGCTAGTTTGCAAGAAGCAATGCTGTGCGCTGCCAACCTTGCATTTGCTAGTTTGATTGATGCCAATTTAACCAATGCTGACCTACGAGGTGCTGACTTAAGTGCTGCTAACCTGAGTGGAGCCTGTTTACGGGGTGCTAATCTGCGCGAAGAGAGCCGACTGTATCCCCCTGTTAGTCTTAGGGGAGCAAATCTAGAGGGTACTGACCTACGGGGTGCTAATTTAACCAGTGCTGATTTAAGCAAAGCCAACCTTAGGGGAGCCGATTTACGTGAGGCTACACTCCGCTACGCTGTCTTGACTGATGCCAACTTGGAAGGTGCAACGTTAGATAACGCTACCCTTATGGATGCTAACTTGACCCATGCCCGCCTGAACCAAGCTCGATTGCGAATGACTAACTTAGCGCGAGCGACCTTAGCAGAAGCCTCATTGGTTGAGGCTAATTTAGCCTATAGCACGCTAGCAGATGTGAAGGCGAGTAAGGCCAACTTTCAGCGCGCAAGCTTAGAGCAAGCACGACTGAACCGAGCTGATCTGAGCCGGGCAAACTTGAGCTATGCAAACTTAGCTGAAGCAGTCCTGACTGAAGCCTATTTAGCGCGAGCCAACCTCAGCAACGCTGACCTACAGGAGGCCAATCTAGCCAAGGCTGAAATCAGCGGTGCTAACTTACTGCAAGCCAAACTCAAAGGTGCAACTATGCCCGATGGGCGCGCTGGTCGCTAA
- a CDS encoding BamA/TamA family outer membrane protein — MRFSSSLFLPLVGILPVLAFGNVVNAQALYYPVEDTKGQPSQPAGSALPSPAPLTSESMVLSTGLTGKAATVSNLLVSGVIPVVAQPSLTVQPAFSTAQTPTSPQGSEAPVITPPVRPQPGVENVPTQETPNRIDFNQGPPPPTLDAQPPVPEQPPAEPVNPAPPPTLPVPSAPSTTVEPRVLVAEILVSGTDDMELQTAVYNAVRIRPGRTTTQSELQQDVNAVFATGFFSRVGVTPEDTPLGVRITFVVTPNPVLTRVVIPDRAIVDGKPVLPDEVIDKIFSPQYGKILNLRTFQNSVQELNKWYQDNGYVLAQVVEAPQVAEDGTVTLAVAEGVIEDIKVQFLTKDGSPTDDNGQPIRGRTREFIITREFSLKPGSVFQRSQAEADLERVFRLGIFDDVRLSFSPGSDPRKLIVIANVVERSTGSVAAGAGISSASGIFGTISYQEQNFGGNNQKFGAEFQLGEREQLFDISFTDPWIGGDPLRTSYSVNVFNRRSISLVFDGGRQEVRLPNGDVPRIDRLGAGFSFSRPLGGGWTGSVGFQYQLVSTRDFNRNIVGNDQFGNPLTFSRSGVDDLYSFQLGFARDQRNDPLRPTSGSLLRLGMEQTVPLGSGNIFYNRVRGSYSFYVPVQFLNFNPNEPQALAFNVQAGTVLGDLPPYEAFALGGVNSVRGYEEGGLGSGRSFVQATAEYRFPLISIVGGALFVDVASDLGTASSVLGNPAGIRQKPGSGFGYGLGLRVQTPLGPLRIDYGINDLGNSRIHFGIGERF; from the coding sequence ATGCGATTTTCATCAAGCCTATTTTTGCCATTAGTGGGCATTTTGCCAGTGTTAGCGTTTGGGAACGTAGTTAACGCTCAGGCCCTCTACTATCCAGTGGAGGATACCAAGGGCCAACCTTCTCAGCCTGCTGGTAGTGCTTTGCCTTCACCTGCACCACTGACCAGTGAGTCTATGGTGCTATCAACTGGATTGACGGGCAAAGCTGCTACTGTGAGTAACCTACTTGTTTCTGGTGTCATACCAGTCGTGGCCCAACCTAGCCTTACTGTACAGCCTGCATTTTCTACTGCCCAGACTCCAACTAGCCCCCAAGGTTCTGAAGCACCTGTAATCACACCACCAGTGAGACCTCAACCGGGTGTAGAGAATGTTCCTACCCAAGAAACTCCCAATCGCATTGACTTTAACCAGGGGCCGCCGCCACCAACCTTAGATGCCCAACCTCCTGTGCCTGAACAGCCGCCTGCTGAACCTGTCAACCCAGCTCCTCCCCCCACCTTGCCCGTTCCTAGTGCCCCATCCACTACAGTGGAGCCACGGGTGCTGGTAGCTGAAATCTTGGTCAGCGGCACCGACGACATGGAATTGCAAACTGCTGTCTACAATGCTGTCAGAATTCGTCCAGGGCGCACCACCACTCAAAGTGAGCTGCAACAGGATGTGAATGCTGTCTTTGCGACAGGGTTCTTTTCGCGGGTGGGGGTCACTCCAGAAGATACTCCCCTGGGTGTGCGGATTACATTTGTGGTTACGCCTAACCCTGTGTTGACTAGGGTTGTCATTCCGGATCGGGCGATCGTGGATGGCAAGCCTGTTCTTCCTGATGAGGTGATTGATAAGATTTTTTCACCCCAGTATGGCAAAATCCTCAACCTCCGGACATTCCAGAATAGTGTGCAAGAGTTGAATAAGTGGTATCAGGACAATGGGTATGTGCTGGCCCAAGTGGTTGAAGCCCCCCAAGTCGCTGAAGATGGAACCGTTACCCTAGCTGTAGCTGAAGGGGTCATTGAGGACATTAAGGTTCAATTTTTGACCAAGGATGGCAGCCCTACGGATGATAATGGGCAACCGATTCGTGGTCGAACTCGTGAGTTCATTATTACCCGTGAGTTTTCACTCAAGCCTGGTAGCGTGTTTCAACGATCGCAGGCAGAAGCCGACCTCGAGCGCGTATTCAGGTTAGGCATTTTTGACGATGTTCGCCTATCCTTTAGCCCTGGTAGTGACCCTCGCAAACTGATTGTGATTGCCAATGTGGTTGAGCGTAGCACTGGCTCAGTAGCGGCGGGTGCTGGTATTAGCTCGGCTAGCGGCATCTTTGGCACAATTAGCTATCAAGAGCAAAACTTTGGTGGCAATAACCAAAAATTTGGCGCTGAGTTCCAGCTTGGTGAGCGGGAACAGTTGTTTGATATTAGCTTTACAGACCCCTGGATTGGTGGTGATCCCTTGCGCACGTCTTACTCGGTTAACGTGTTTAATCGACGATCGATTTCGCTAGTGTTTGATGGGGGTCGCCAAGAAGTACGCTTGCCCAATGGCGATGTTCCCCGGATCGATCGTCTAGGTGCTGGTTTTAGTTTTTCTCGTCCCCTTGGCGGTGGCTGGACTGGTTCCGTTGGCTTCCAATATCAGTTGGTATCAACTCGTGACTTTAACCGCAACATTGTCGGTAATGACCAGTTTGGGAACCCACTGACCTTTAGCCGCTCAGGCGTAGATGATTTGTACTCCTTCCAGCTTGGGTTTGCTCGTGATCAGCGCAACGACCCATTGCGTCCTACTAGTGGTTCTCTACTTAGGCTGGGGATGGAGCAAACCGTCCCCCTAGGAAGTGGCAACATCTTTTACAACCGAGTACGTGGTAGCTATAGTTTCTACGTCCCTGTACAGTTTCTAAACTTTAATCCCAATGAGCCTCAAGCCCTAGCCTTCAACGTCCAGGCAGGAACGGTTTTAGGAGATTTGCCTCCCTATGAAGCCTTTGCCTTGGGTGGTGTCAACTCTGTCCGGGGGTATGAAGAAGGTGGCCTAGGCAGTGGTCGCAGTTTTGTACAGGCTACGGCTGAATATCGGTTCCCTCTGATTTCGATCGTAGGCGGAGCGTTGTTTGTCGATGTCGCCAGTGACTTGGGCACAGCATCTAGTGTTTTAGGCAACCCAGCAGGAATCCGTCAAAAGCCAGGTAGTGGTTTTGGTTATGGTTTGGGCCTGCGGGTGCAAACTCCACTTGGTCCCCTGCGGATTGACTACGGCATCAATGACCTAGGCAACAGTCGAATTCACTTCGGCATTGGTGAACGGTTCTAG